The Pan troglodytes isolate AG18354 chromosome 8, NHGRI_mPanTro3-v2.0_pri, whole genome shotgun sequence genome window below encodes:
- the MIR1915HG gene encoding putative uncharacterized protein encoded by MIR1915-HG, which produces MQSREPSGWRTAERRRGWRCRGVPTPSGDRGPGAARPAARGGAGETTGQQRPLQVPGASAAAARTRLLRWHHRVPSPRATRSPGSIRRTSPCSSGPDRPERPECADACCYLLDPFTLPLIQDFFRGCAASDFDRRD; this is translated from the exons ATGCAATCGCGGGAGCCCTCAGGGTGGCGCACGGCGGAGAGGCGACGCGGGTGGCGCTGCAGAGG cGTCCCCACCCCCTCCGGGGACCGGGGCCCCGGAGCTGCCAGGCCCGCTGCACGCGGCGGCGCGGGAGAAACCACGGGACAGCAGCGCCCCCTGCAGGTGCCGGGCGCCTCCGCAGCCGCTGCGCGGACCCGACTCTTAAGGTGGCACCACCGGGTTCCCAGCCCGCGCGCAACCCGCAGCCCTGGCTCCATCCGCCGCACTTCTCCCTGTAGCAGCGGGCCTGACCGTCCGGAACGGCCGGAGTGTGCTGATGCCTGCTGCTATCTGCTTGATCCCTTCACCCTACCTCTCATCCAGGACTTCTTCCGCGGATGCGCAGCTAGCGATTTCGACAGGCGAGATTGA